The proteins below are encoded in one region of Candidatus Poribacteria bacterium:
- a CDS encoding cell wall metabolism sensor histidine kinase WalK: MNIRTQLTFRYIGIMLLVLLAMYFYLATMLKDSMSSHITSELEIQATLTREFLTEELPTQDNFTYDLIDPLVDRLGKANNARVTFIDLDGVVWGDTERDGQALRDMDDHLTRPEVQDAIKNGSGIRDRYSETTKTEFRYFALPIHRTVGTEISSNGERTVIGICRVALPMEAVNTAIGDLRQMALIASVAGLILAIVFSVFSTGAITKPIEKLTQMTQSLAAGNISSRVPADSSNELGQLSQNFNLMADRIQEQIDKISEEHRRSATILTNMGEGVLLVNGASEITYANPTAISMLELPAVYIGKALIEINRIPELQALLKKAEQTETVAFAEIQLGNLREPEAEVTVVPVSAGQEYVIVIHDVTKERQLERIRADFVANVSHELRTPLTTIRGYAETLLSEDSVRTKTGEQFIVKILNHSARLTRLVSDLLELSRLELGEVELKRSSCHLHTFYKPILEVFEPLLEESGLVLEWEISEAFPEVNVDRQLFMQIFVNLIDNAIKYTPDGGTLTVSAQICSSERTEGSDTPSEEIVLSVEDTGIGIPMESQSRVFERFYRVDEGRAREMGGTGLGLAIAKHIALSHNGRIWLESTLGQGSIFHVALPL; encoded by the coding sequence ATGAACATCCGTACTCAACTCACATTCAGATATATAGGCATTATGCTTTTGGTGCTACTCGCCATGTATTTCTATCTTGCTACGATGTTGAAAGACTCGATGAGCAGTCACATTACCAGTGAATTGGAAATCCAGGCGACATTAACTCGGGAATTTCTCACTGAAGAACTCCCTACCCAGGATAACTTTACCTACGACCTCATAGATCCCCTCGTCGATCGACTCGGGAAGGCGAACAACGCCCGTGTGACCTTCATCGACTTAGACGGTGTTGTCTGGGGTGACACAGAGCGGGATGGACAGGCACTGCGTGACATGGACGACCACCTCACGCGTCCAGAGGTCCAAGATGCTATCAAGAATGGGAGCGGTATTCGAGACCGCTACAGTGAGACAACCAAGACAGAATTTCGTTATTTTGCCCTTCCGATACATCGCACTGTCGGCACAGAAATTTCGTCAAATGGAGAACGAACTGTGATTGGTATCTGCCGCGTCGCGCTCCCAATGGAAGCCGTCAATACGGCGATTGGCGACCTTCGCCAGATGGCTCTCATTGCGAGTGTGGCGGGACTCATTCTCGCGATCGTATTTAGCGTTTTTAGTACGGGTGCCATCACGAAACCGATTGAGAAATTAACCCAGATGACCCAATCGCTTGCTGCGGGCAACATCAGCTCGCGTGTCCCCGCCGATTCCAGCAATGAACTGGGACAACTCTCGCAGAATTTTAACCTGATGGCAGACAGGATACAGGAACAGATTGACAAGATATCCGAAGAACACCGGCGTTCCGCAACCATTTTGACAAACATGGGCGAGGGTGTCCTCCTCGTGAACGGTGCGTCCGAAATTACCTACGCCAATCCAACGGCCATTTCTATGCTGGAGCTTCCCGCCGTTTATATCGGCAAAGCCCTCATCGAAATTAATCGGATTCCAGAACTACAAGCACTCCTGAAAAAGGCGGAACAGACAGAAACCGTCGCGTTCGCAGAAATTCAGTTGGGTAACCTGAGAGAACCGGAGGCAGAGGTCACGGTTGTTCCCGTTTCTGCGGGTCAAGAATACGTCATCGTCATTCATGATGTCACGAAGGAACGGCAATTAGAGCGGATTCGCGCGGACTTCGTGGCAAACGTTTCGCACGAACTCCGAACACCGCTCACAACGATCCGCGGTTATGCCGAAACGCTACTCAGTGAGGATTCCGTCCGGACAAAGACAGGCGAACAGTTTATCGTGAAAATTCTTAACCACTCCGCCCGACTGACAAGATTGGTTTCAGACCTGTTGGAACTCTCTCGGCTCGAGTTGGGTGAGGTCGAATTGAAACGCTCGTCCTGTCACCTTCATACTTTCTATAAACCAATTTTAGAGGTGTTTGAACCGCTATTAGAGGAATCGGGGTTGGTTTTAGAATGGGAGATTTCTGAAGCGTTCCCGGAGGTTAATGTAGACAGACAACTTTTCATGCAGATATTTGTGAACCTGATCGACAACGCCATCAAATATACACCGGACGGCGGAACGCTTACGGTTTCGGCACAGATATGTTCGAGCGAAAGAACCGAAGGATCCGACACCCCCTCGGAAGAGATCGTCCTGAGTGTAGAAGATACAGGTATCGGTATCCCAATGGAATCACAATCTCGGGTGTTTGAAAGGTTTTATCGCGTTGACGAAGGACGTGCTCGAGAAATGGGTGGCACCGGATTAGGGTTGGCAATTGCTAAACATATTGCCCTCTCCCACAACGGAAGAATATGGCTGGAAAGTACCCTGGGACAAGGTAGTATTTTCCACGTCGCCCTGCCCCTATAG
- the aroA gene encoding 3-phosphoshikimate 1-carboxyvinyltransferase: protein MIEIQPIRKPLDATIEVPGSKSYTNRALLVAALARGASTLTGALFSDDTRYMCTALQKLGVEIDADEKRATFDVRGNGGDIPVSSAELYIGNSGTTSRSLTAYVSLGRGRFVIDGDAPMRHGRPIADLLDALTQIGVSARSQFGNGHLPVIIEANGLEGGKTRLDVSKSSQFLTALLLIAPYAKNGVEIQVVGEREMPYIDITRAVMEAFGVEVVSEGYRYFRIEEGQRYQPRIYNVEPDASNASYFFAAAALTGGRVTIQHLSLDSKQGDVQFVRILERMGCQITVSDSGITLTGPRQLKGVDADMRAISDTSLTLAAIAPFADSKVTIRNIEHTRWQETDRIHAMVTELRKLGVPVIEHQDGLEISPASMTPAAIDTYEDHRMAMAFSLVGLKANGIRINDPDCVSKTFPNYFHVLKRLYV, encoded by the coding sequence ATGATTGAGATACAACCGATTCGTAAACCGCTTGATGCCACGATAGAGGTCCCCGGTTCCAAAAGTTATACCAACCGTGCGTTGTTAGTTGCGGCGTTAGCGCGCGGTGCTTCGACTCTAACGGGTGCCCTCTTTAGCGATGATACCCGCTATATGTGCACTGCGCTGCAGAAACTCGGTGTCGAGATTGACGCTGATGAGAAGCGGGCGACCTTTGACGTGCGTGGAAATGGGGGCGATATTCCGGTTTCGAGTGCTGAACTTTATATCGGAAACTCAGGAACCACTTCACGTTCCCTGACCGCCTACGTTTCGTTAGGGCGTGGGAGATTCGTCATTGATGGCGATGCACCGATGCGACACGGGCGTCCGATTGCCGACTTACTGGATGCCCTGACGCAAATTGGGGTTTCGGCACGCTCGCAATTTGGCAATGGACATCTCCCAGTCATTATTGAGGCAAACGGATTGGAGGGTGGAAAGACCCGACTTGATGTCTCTAAGAGCAGTCAATTCTTGACAGCGTTGCTACTCATTGCGCCCTATGCTAAAAACGGCGTAGAGATTCAAGTCGTCGGAGAACGCGAGATGCCCTATATTGACATTACACGGGCAGTCATGGAGGCATTTGGTGTCGAGGTTGTCAGCGAAGGTTATAGGTATTTTCGGATTGAAGAGGGACAGCGGTATCAGCCGCGTATCTATAACGTTGAACCAGATGCTTCCAACGCCTCCTATTTCTTCGCTGCGGCTGCACTCACAGGTGGACGTGTCACTATCCAACATCTGTCCTTAGATTCCAAGCAAGGTGATGTCCAATTTGTGCGTATTTTGGAACGGATGGGTTGTCAGATCACTGTTTCTGACAGTGGGATTACCCTTACCGGTCCACGCCAATTGAAGGGCGTTGATGCGGATATGCGGGCGATTTCGGATACCTCCCTAACCCTCGCGGCAATTGCTCCGTTTGCCGACAGCAAAGTAACCATCCGAAACATTGAACACACCCGCTGGCAAGAAACCGACCGAATCCATGCAATGGTGACGGAATTGCGAAAATTAGGGGTACCTGTGATTGAGCATCAAGACGGACTCGAAATCTCACCCGCATCTATGACCCCCGCCGCGATTGATACCTACGAAGACCACCGCATGGCGATGGCGTTTTCGCTCGTCGGTCTAAAGGCAAACGGGATTCGGATTAACGATCCAGACTGTGTCAGCAAAACGTTCCCGAATTATTTTCACGTGCTTAAACGGTTATATGTTTAA
- a CDS encoding dihydrodipicolinate synthase family protein encodes MNTRFEGIFSPTITPLDEKERVDELGFVNQLNRLIDNGIHGIYLLGTSGEFTTLTNTERERAMDIAVKAVGGRVPIICGVMDTSTQRVIQNIKVAEQFGVDAVAATPGYYYPSTDDADLIEFYYDVAASTELPLFIYNIPSTVKTAIKPYVVAQLAETCENIVGIKDSSGDWTNCLNLLDRLGDRPDFSIMLGSHTALGAAVLFGADGGVVSISNVAPKESVALYNAAKARDIDEVHRLQKLLLRLSKMYTYGQGVSGMKACLEILGVCSAYTTGPLLPVSEAAKDELRQLLSDSGIAK; translated from the coding sequence ATGAATACCCGATTTGAAGGCATTTTTTCACCCACAATAACGCCACTTGATGAAAAAGAGCGCGTTGATGAACTCGGGTTCGTCAATCAACTCAATCGTTTAATTGACAACGGTATCCACGGCATCTATCTACTCGGAACCTCCGGCGAATTTACGACATTGACGAATACGGAACGCGAACGGGCGATGGACATCGCCGTCAAAGCAGTCGGCGGTCGGGTCCCGATTATCTGTGGTGTGATGGACACAAGCACCCAACGCGTTATCCAGAACATTAAAGTCGCTGAACAGTTCGGGGTTGATGCAGTTGCTGCGACACCGGGTTACTACTATCCCTCCACCGATGATGCGGATCTGATTGAGTTCTATTACGATGTTGCCGCAAGCACAGAACTCCCCCTTTTCATTTACAACATCCCTTCAACTGTCAAGACAGCGATTAAACCGTATGTCGTTGCCCAACTCGCGGAGACGTGTGAGAACATTGTTGGAATTAAGGACAGTTCCGGTGATTGGACGAACTGCCTCAACCTCTTGGATCGGCTCGGAGACCGTCCGGATTTCTCCATCATGCTCGGCTCGCATACTGCGCTCGGCGCAGCCGTGCTGTTCGGGGCTGATGGGGGTGTCGTCTCGATTTCGAACGTCGCTCCGAAAGAATCTGTCGCGCTCTATAATGCCGCAAAGGCACGCGACATTGATGAAGTCCACCGTTTACAGAAGTTGTTGTTGCGGCTCAGCAAAATGTATACGTATGGACAGGGCGTTAGCGGTATGAAGGCGTGCCTGGAGATTTTAGGCGTCTGTAGTGCTTATACAACGGGACCTCTGCTGCCCGTTAGCGAAGCGGCGAAGGACGAACTCCGACAATTGCTATCGGATTCAGGGATTGCTAAATGA